One window of the Leptospira koniambonensis genome contains the following:
- a CDS encoding FecCD family ABC transporter permease yields MKTKGEEKKKKTGRKVPPILVYIVLAAGLFGIGILSLKFGSIQLSTAEILKVLVSGQDSLSELEVPHSILIWNLRMPRLILSMLVGACLASAGVCIQGLFRNPLVEPGFIGVSPGAALAASTWIVFSEKILTFFPAELRGKESFLLQLCAFGGALSVSFFLHVVSKREGGGFSLVLVLAGIAVNATVVSLLGFLSYLADDTQLRNLTFWSLGSMAVASWHKIYLLGAILLFVTFFFPVLARGLDALALGEAEAFHTGFKVRRIRNLTIVLASLLVGVSISICGNIAFVGLIVPHILRMVLGPGHKTLLPASLFGGALLLAIADLTARTIAFPSELPIGIIAAGIGGPFFLFLILQAKRREGEFR; encoded by the coding sequence ATGAAAACTAAAGGGGAAGAAAAAAAGAAAAAAACAGGACGTAAAGTCCCGCCTATCCTCGTATATATCGTGTTAGCTGCTGGACTTTTCGGAATAGGAATACTTTCCCTCAAATTCGGCTCCATCCAACTTTCTACGGCAGAGATCCTGAAAGTATTGGTATCAGGACAGGATTCTTTATCCGAGTTGGAAGTCCCACATTCCATTTTAATTTGGAATTTGAGAATGCCAAGACTCATATTATCTATGTTAGTTGGAGCCTGCCTTGCCTCAGCAGGAGTTTGTATCCAGGGATTATTCAGAAATCCATTAGTCGAACCTGGATTTATTGGAGTAAGTCCTGGGGCCGCATTAGCTGCTTCTACATGGATCGTATTTTCAGAAAAGATATTAACTTTCTTCCCTGCTGAACTAAGAGGAAAAGAAAGTTTCTTATTACAGTTATGCGCATTTGGTGGAGCATTATCTGTTTCATTCTTCTTGCATGTTGTTTCCAAAAGAGAAGGTGGAGGATTTTCCTTAGTTCTTGTGCTAGCGGGGATTGCAGTAAATGCAACTGTAGTGTCTCTTTTAGGATTTTTATCTTATCTAGCAGATGATACCCAACTTAGAAATCTGACTTTCTGGAGTTTGGGAAGTATGGCAGTTGCAAGCTGGCATAAAATTTATCTATTGGGTGCTATTCTTCTATTTGTAACCTTCTTCTTTCCTGTACTAGCCAGAGGTCTGGATGCTTTGGCACTAGGAGAAGCGGAAGCTTTTCATACAGGTTTCAAGGTGAGAAGGATCCGAAATCTCACCATCGTTCTCGCAAGTCTCTTAGTCGGCGTAAGTATTTCTATCTGCGGAAATATTGCATTCGTTGGTTTGATCGTTCCTCATATTCTAAGAATGGTTTTAGGGCCAGGTCATAAAACATTATTACCTGCTTCCTTATTCGGAGGAGCACTTCTTCTTGCGATAGCAGATTTAACAGCACGCACCATAGCATTCCCTTCTGAACTTCCGATCGGAATTATCGCAGCAGGTATTGGTGGTCCATTTTTCTTATTCTTAATTTTACAAGCAAAACGTAGAGAAGGAGAATTCAGATGA
- a CDS encoding heme/hemin ABC transporter substrate-binding protein — protein MKKLITLALFLCLPATIFAEAKELRIVTLNGTVSEIVFALGKGKLVVGNDTSSLYPPEAVALPKVGYQRMLSAEGILSLKPNLILGLEYAGPPEVIEQLKSAGLKVIIYPGIPGIEPALNNILAIGKEIGAEKEAQKIVQDIHKKQSKIAEKVSKLKSKPKVLFVYHRGTSLAQVSGTDTPADEMIRLGGGTNAVDGFKGFKPITPEAVIAAQPDIILIPSRGLESLGGKDGVFSLPGVKDTPAGKKSRVVAIDDLVLLGFGPRLGQGLEELFEGFHPKTPDKK, from the coding sequence ATGAAAAAACTCATAACCTTGGCTTTGTTCCTCTGTTTACCTGCAACTATATTCGCAGAGGCAAAAGAACTTAGGATCGTAACATTAAACGGAACTGTTTCCGAAATCGTTTTCGCATTAGGAAAAGGTAAATTAGTCGTAGGCAACGATACTTCTTCTCTTTATCCACCTGAAGCAGTGGCACTTCCAAAAGTAGGCTATCAGAGAATGCTTTCCGCAGAAGGAATTCTTTCTTTAAAACCGAATTTGATCTTAGGATTAGAATACGCAGGACCTCCTGAAGTAATCGAACAACTTAAATCCGCAGGTTTAAAAGTGATAATCTATCCTGGTATACCCGGAATAGAGCCTGCATTAAATAATATTCTTGCGATCGGAAAAGAGATCGGAGCCGAAAAAGAAGCCCAAAAGATTGTGCAAGATATTCACAAAAAACAATCCAAAATTGCAGAGAAGGTTTCCAAATTAAAATCCAAACCGAAAGTTCTATTCGTTTATCATAGAGGAACAAGTCTCGCTCAAGTTTCCGGAACGGACACACCTGCAGATGAAATGATCCGACTCGGCGGAGGAACCAACGCAGTAGACGGATTCAAAGGTTTTAAACCGATCACTCCCGAAGCAGTTATCGCAGCACAACCAGATATCATCTTAATTCCAAGCAGAGGTTTAGAAAGCCTTGGAGGAAAAGACGGAGTGTTCTCACTTCCAGGCGTGAAAGATACTCCTGCTGGAAAAAAATCCAGAGTGGTTGCAATAGATGATCTAGTTCTTTTAGGTTTCGGCCCAAGACTTGGCCAAGGTCTCGAAGAATTATTCGAAGGCTTCCATCCTAAAACGCCTGATAAAAAATGA